A portion of the Sabethes cyaneus chromosome 3, idSabCyanKW18_F2, whole genome shotgun sequence genome contains these proteins:
- the LOC128741081 gene encoding probable cytochrome P450 6a14, whose translation MKDSDWICSVTLLLCVAMSIYVFLRDTYRYWVDRGIPYLPPKLFYGNVGNMHRTESIGMMFQRFYHELTLKGRGPFGGVYYYMRPVAVVTDLDFLERILTKDFDYFENRGEYYNEKDDPLSAHLFNMEGDKWRALRNKLLPTFSTGNIDKMFPTIVAAAGQLYDFMNNNVNNESELEMKDLLARYTTDVIGMCAFGIECNSIKDPDVMFRKMGRKIFQSNSNKLKRCLINVLPGLARKFRVKTTKPDVADFFMTTVRETIDRIKKKEEEREKQNKQKDEEKDFMELLINLKPYGDDKPLSFNEIAAQAYVFYAAGFETSSALLTWTLYELASNNNIQIQCRKHIQDILGQHDGQLTYESIKDMVYLDQIFNEALRKYPTVPVHIREAKKDYQLPDSNTIIEAGTKLFVPVLGIHRDKNIFPNPEEFDPNRFSPEEVEKRHRYAWTPFGEGRRKCIGNRFGLMQARIGLVYLLKNFEFSIGEKCIVPPEIETKSFMLVPSGGLWLKVKRIAGYQKLPKISTKNKLNPPRYYTRQKK comes from the exons ATGAAAGATTCGGACTGGATCTGTTCCGTGACATTGTTATTATGTGTCGCAATGTCCATCTATGTTTTCCTGCGCGATACTTACCGGTACTGGGTCGATCGGGGAATTCCGTATCTTCCACCGAAATTATTCTACGGCAATGTTGGTAACATGCACCGAACGGAATCGATTGGCATGATGTTCCAACGTTTCTACCATGAACTGACCCTGAAAGGCCGGGGGCCTTTCGGTGGGGTCTATTACTATATGAGACCTGTAGCCGTTGTGACCGATTTGGACTTTTTAGAGCGCATATTAACGAAAGACTTCGATTACTTTGAAAACCGTGGAGAGTACTATAATGAAAAAGACGATCCACTTTCGGCACACCTCTTTAATATGGAAGGAGACAAGTGGAGAGCTCTCCGAAATAAGCTGTTACCGACATTTTCTACCGGAAATATTGATAAGATGTTTCCGACGATCGTGGCAGCCGCAGGGCAgctttatgattttatgaataATAATGTAAATAACGAGAGTGAATTGGAAATGAAGGATCTGTTAGCGCGGTACACGACAGACGTCATAGGAATGTGTGCATTCGGTATTGAGTGCAATTCAATAAAGGACCCAGACGTAATGTTTCGCAAGATgggaaggaaaattttccaatcgaATTCAAACAAACTGAAAAGATGCCTCATAAATGTTTTACCGGGATTGGCAAGGAAGTTCAGAgtaaaaactactaaaccagACGTTGCCGACTTTTTTATGACAACCGTCCGAGAAACTATCGATCGTATAAAGAAGAAAGAGGAAGAAagggaaaaacaaaacaaacagaagGATGAAGAAAAGGACTTTATGGAGTTATTGATCAATCTGAAGCCTTATGGTGATGATAAGCCGCTATCGTTCAACGAGATTGCTGCTCAGGCTTATGTTTTTTACGCTGCTGGGTTTGAGACCAGCTCGGCACTGTTGACCTGGACACTCTATGAACTGGCGtcgaataataacattcaaataCAGTGTCGCAAGCATATTCAGGATATACTTGGACAACACGATGGACAACTAACTTACGAGTCCATAAAAGACATGGTATATCTAGACCAAATTTTTAACG aGGCTCTGCGAAAGTATCCTACCGTTCCCGTGCATATTCGTGAAGCCAAAAAGGATTACCAATTACCGGATTCCAACACCATAATCGAAGCAGGAACCAAGCTCTTTGTTCCGGTCTTGGGAATTCATCGCGATAAGAACATTTTCCCGAATCCAGAAGAGTTTGATCCGAATCGTTTCAGCCCGGAAGAGGTAGAGAAACGTCACCGGTACGCATGGACACCTTTCGGCGAGGGTCGCAGGAAGTGCATAGGCAATCGGTTTGGTTTGATGCAAGCTCGCATCGGGCTGGTTTATCTGTTGAAAAATTTCGAATTTTCGATCGGTGAAAAGTGCATCGTACcaccggaaattgaaacgaaaagTTTTATGCTAGTTCCTAGTGGGGGTCTATggctgaaagtaaaaagaataGCCGGATACcaaaaattaccaaaaatcAGCACTAAAAATAAGCTAAATCCACCTCGTTACTATACGagacaaaaaaaatga